A stretch of the Bordetella genomosp. 8 genome encodes the following:
- a CDS encoding xanthine dehydrogenase family protein molybdopterin-binding subunit translates to MHSVEAPAQQAGTATGIIGARVPRREDARHLAGAAAFIADIAVRDCLEIAFVRSPVAHGVLKAVHPGEDVPAGNIRLARHFDGLALPIKAELLRDGFHGAPYPLLATGKVRFVGEPVALVMAPTRAQAERWAESFTLDIEPLAPVLHARAEWQHPGIPLHENLQSNLIMRAARTIGDFDRIEAAARDGAGLHRIERRFAMERVLASPLEGRGCLAYRDKASGAMHVHLSTQRPHLIRSFIAAQIPGLRESDLRVIVPDVGGGFGAKSNLYPEEVLLTALAMELDRPVRWIEDRYEHFVASNHSRQHDQDIAAWFDDDGRIHAIDATFIVDAGAYCAKTSTGAIEANMAANVMLGPYDIRNYRYQAVSIYTNKSPVGPYRGVGRPGGCFAMERIVDEVAHYLGMDPVEVRRRNLIAAEKMPYVTATGLAYDSGDYGQAVDEAARHVRTHWHERQPAGARRRAGIGYAMLVEQAGHGSEEWFRRGSPTVYGHEAARVILNGDGTLEIDVGTLAHGQGHATSYAQIAAQITAIPIGDIRVRQGDTAATPYGMGTVASRSIVMGGGAVAQACDALIAKARRIASANLGDAPEALELRGAALHGAHGCLSLAEISRISTVQIHKLPKDIEPGMSLQAFYRPSVETGTFSYAVHAARVEVDIDTGFVEITDYLVVEDCGTVVNPLIADGQVIGGVAQGIGQALYEAMRYNEDGQPQTVTFGDYVVPSAMEVPAMEIIHLCTPSPFSAFGVKGMGEGGSVPPPAAIANAVRAALRERDVAVDRTPIEPDYLLAQWLAGEQAR, encoded by the coding sequence ATGCACAGCGTAGAAGCACCGGCACAGCAGGCCGGCACCGCAACAGGCATCATCGGCGCACGCGTGCCGCGCAGGGAGGACGCGCGCCACCTGGCCGGCGCCGCCGCCTTCATCGCCGACATCGCGGTGCGCGACTGCCTGGAAATCGCCTTCGTGCGCAGCCCCGTGGCGCACGGCGTGCTGAAGGCCGTGCATCCGGGCGAGGACGTTCCCGCCGGGAACATCCGGCTGGCCCGGCACTTCGACGGACTCGCCCTGCCCATCAAGGCCGAGCTGCTGCGCGATGGATTCCATGGCGCGCCCTACCCGCTCCTGGCCACCGGCAAGGTGCGCTTCGTGGGCGAACCCGTGGCGCTGGTCATGGCGCCCACGCGCGCCCAGGCCGAACGCTGGGCCGAATCCTTTACGCTGGATATCGAACCCTTGGCACCGGTGCTTCACGCCCGCGCGGAATGGCAACATCCGGGCATTCCGCTGCATGAAAACCTGCAGTCCAACCTGATCATGCGCGCGGCGCGCACGATAGGCGACTTCGACCGCATCGAAGCCGCGGCGCGCGACGGCGCGGGACTGCATCGCATCGAACGCCGCTTCGCCATGGAACGGGTGCTGGCCAGCCCGCTGGAAGGCCGTGGCTGCCTGGCCTATCGCGACAAGGCCAGCGGCGCCATGCACGTGCATCTGTCGACGCAGCGGCCGCACCTGATACGCAGCTTCATCGCCGCGCAGATACCGGGCCTGCGGGAAAGCGACCTGCGCGTGATCGTCCCCGACGTGGGCGGCGGTTTCGGCGCCAAGAGCAATCTATACCCGGAAGAAGTGCTGTTGACCGCGCTGGCCATGGAGCTGGATCGGCCCGTGCGCTGGATAGAAGACCGCTACGAGCATTTCGTCGCCAGCAACCACAGCCGCCAGCACGACCAGGACATCGCCGCCTGGTTCGACGATGACGGCCGCATCCATGCCATCGACGCGACATTCATCGTTGACGCGGGCGCGTATTGCGCCAAGACGTCCACCGGTGCGATCGAGGCCAATATGGCCGCCAATGTCATGCTGGGGCCCTACGACATCCGCAACTACCGCTACCAGGCCGTCAGCATCTACACGAACAAGAGCCCGGTCGGCCCCTATCGCGGCGTGGGCCGGCCGGGCGGCTGCTTCGCCATGGAGCGCATCGTCGACGAAGTCGCGCATTACCTCGGCATGGATCCGGTGGAGGTCCGCCGGCGCAACCTGATCGCGGCGGAGAAGATGCCCTACGTCACCGCGACCGGGCTGGCCTACGATTCTGGCGACTACGGCCAGGCGGTGGATGAAGCGGCGCGCCATGTGCGGACCCATTGGCACGAACGCCAGCCCGCGGGCGCGCGCCGCCGTGCCGGCATCGGCTACGCCATGCTGGTCGAGCAGGCGGGACACGGCTCGGAGGAATGGTTTCGCCGTGGATCACCCACGGTCTACGGGCACGAGGCCGCGCGGGTCATCCTGAACGGCGACGGCACGCTGGAGATCGACGTCGGCACGCTGGCGCATGGCCAGGGCCACGCCACCAGCTACGCGCAGATCGCCGCCCAGATCACCGCCATACCCATCGGCGATATCCGCGTACGCCAGGGCGATACCGCCGCCACGCCTTACGGCATGGGTACGGTTGCGTCACGATCCATTGTCATGGGCGGTGGCGCGGTGGCGCAGGCCTGCGACGCCTTGATCGCAAAGGCGCGCCGCATCGCATCGGCCAACCTGGGCGATGCGCCGGAAGCCCTGGAACTGCGCGGCGCGGCGCTGCACGGCGCGCACGGGTGCCTGAGCCTGGCGGAAATATCGCGCATTTCCACCGTGCAGATCCACAAGCTGCCCAAGGACATCGAGCCGGGCATGTCGCTGCAGGCCTTCTACCGGCCCAGCGTGGAAACCGGCACGTTCTCTTACGCGGTGCATGCGGCGCGCGTGGAAGTCGATATCGATACCGGCTTCGTGGAGATCACCGATTACCTGGTGGTGGAAGATTGCGGCACCGTGGTCAATCCCCTGATCGCGGATGGCCAGGTGATCGGCGGCGTCGCGCAGGGCATAGGCCAGGCGCTGTACGAGGCCATGCGCTACAACGAGGACGGGCAGCCGCAGACGGTGACCTTCGGCGATTACGTGGTGCCCAGCGCCATGGAAGTGCCGGCCATGGAGATCATTCACCTTTGCACGCCTTCGCCGTTCTCCGCCTTTGGCGTCAAAGGCATGGGCGAAGGCGGCTCGGTGCCGCCGCCGGCCGCCATCGCCAATGCGGTACGCGCCGCGCTGCGCGAACGGGACGTGGCCGTGGACCGCACGCCGATCGAACCGGACTACCTGCTGGCGCAATGGCTGGCCGGGGAGCAGGCGCGATGA
- a CDS encoding FAD binding domain-containing protein: MKLPYFDYRAPASLDEALDTLAALGSDAKILAGGQSLLPTMRYGLARPAVLLDLKRVPTLRGQQARDDGIPEDGISIGAMTTHADLARGAPDTPLASLLAAHAAQIAFPAVRTQGTVGGSLVHADPAGDWPLLFSALDARVEVRSRRGRRDIALRDFILGPLTTDIQIDELLTGIALDADHAGLSAWGRSKLMHRAGEYATTSAVALRRASGQWSCWIMAPSTGPRALAGCAALLDAGRPDAGQLSRQAADEIAALLPDETPVARYRHAVNLIRAIEQALEYRHD, encoded by the coding sequence ATGAAACTCCCCTATTTCGACTACCGCGCGCCCGCGTCGCTGGACGAGGCGCTGGACACGCTCGCGGCGCTGGGCAGCGATGCCAAGATCCTGGCCGGCGGGCAAAGCCTGCTGCCGACCATGCGCTACGGCCTGGCGAGGCCGGCCGTGCTGCTGGACCTGAAGCGCGTACCCACGCTGCGCGGGCAGCAAGCACGCGACGATGGCATTCCAGAAGATGGCATTTCAATTGGCGCGATGACGACGCATGCGGACCTGGCGCGCGGCGCGCCGGATACGCCGCTGGCATCGCTGCTGGCCGCGCATGCCGCGCAGATTGCCTTTCCCGCCGTGCGCACGCAAGGCACCGTGGGCGGCAGCCTGGTGCACGCCGATCCCGCTGGCGACTGGCCGCTGCTGTTTTCGGCGCTGGATGCCCGCGTGGAGGTGCGCAGCCGGCGCGGCCGGCGCGACATCGCCCTGCGCGACTTCATCCTGGGACCGTTGACCACCGATATCCAGATCGACGAACTGCTGACGGGCATCGCGTTGGACGCGGATCATGCCGGCCTGAGCGCCTGGGGCCGATCCAAGCTGATGCACAGGGCGGGCGAATACGCCACGACGTCGGCGGTGGCCTTGCGGCGCGCCTCGGGACAGTGGTCCTGCTGGATCATGGCGCCCTCCACCGGGCCCCGTGCACTGGCCGGGTGCGCCGCGCTGCTCGACGCGGGCCGGCCGGATGCCGGCCAGCTGTCGCGGCAGGCCGCCGACGAAATCGCCGCCCTGCTGCCGGACGAAACACCCGTCGCACGTTACCGCCATGCCGTCAATCTGATCCGCGCCATCGAACAGGCGCTGGAGTATCGCCATGACTGA
- a CDS encoding (2Fe-2S)-binding protein, protein MTESRINVDMLVNGKAVTLEVEPHASLADALREQAGTTSVHLGCEHGVCGACNVIVDGEVVRACLTLAAGCGGGAITTAEGLDDDLAHRLRDAMHRHHGLQCGFCTPGMLITAHDMVSRGQAPCPAGIREQLCGNICRCTGYQGIVAAIQTTIEEST, encoded by the coding sequence ATGACTGAAAGCCGCATCAACGTCGACATGCTGGTCAACGGCAAGGCCGTGACGCTGGAAGTCGAGCCTCACGCCAGCCTGGCGGACGCATTGCGTGAACAGGCCGGCACGACGTCCGTGCATCTGGGCTGCGAACACGGCGTCTGCGGCGCCTGCAACGTCATCGTCGATGGCGAAGTGGTGCGCGCCTGCCTGACGCTGGCCGCGGGCTGCGGCGGCGGCGCCATCACCACGGCCGAAGGCCTGGACGACGATCTGGCGCACCGCCTGCGCGACGCCATGCATCGTCATCACGGCCTTCAATGCGGTTTCTGCACGCCGGGCATGCTGATCACCGCCCACGACATGGTGTCGCGCGGCCAGGCCCCCTGCCCCGCCGGCATACGGGAGCAGCTGTGCGGGAACATCTGCCGCTGCACCGGCTACCAGGGCATCGTCGCCGCCATCCAGACCACCATAGAGGAATCCACATGA
- a CDS encoding RidA family protein, with translation MSIETFNSLKGATPEARLAELGIELPERRQPVGNYAGAVTTGKLVFVAGHGTFKGAEQTHKGKLGGEVSIEEGKAGARNAVISALTSLKAEIGELSRVKRVVRLFGMVASTPDFFRQPEVIDGASDVLTAVFGAAGIHARCAVGFAALPFNMPIELEMVVEIE, from the coding sequence ATGTCCATCGAAACCTTCAACTCGCTCAAAGGCGCCACGCCGGAAGCCCGCCTGGCCGAGCTCGGCATCGAACTGCCGGAGCGCCGGCAGCCCGTCGGCAATTATGCCGGCGCGGTCACCACGGGCAAGCTGGTCTTCGTGGCCGGCCATGGCACCTTCAAGGGCGCCGAACAGACGCATAAGGGCAAGCTGGGCGGCGAAGTCTCCATCGAAGAAGGCAAGGCCGGCGCACGCAACGCCGTCATCAGCGCCTTGACGTCGCTGAAGGCCGAAATCGGCGAATTGTCGCGCGTCAAGCGCGTGGTGCGCCTGTTCGGCATGGTGGCTTCGACGCCCGACTTCTTCCGCCAGCCCGAAGTGATCGACGGCGCTTCCGACGTGCTGACCGCCGTGTTCGGCGCCGCGGGCATCCATGCGCGCTGCGCGGTGGGTTTCGCGGCGCTGCCGTTCAACATGCCGATCGAACTGGAAATGGTCGTCGAGATCGAGTGA
- a CDS encoding FAD-dependent oxidoreductase gives MTRTAEIAGGGIGGLAAGALLARQGWRVRVHEQGDEIREIGAGIYIKNNSLEVLEHLGVMRRIEARGTKLERAQIRFADGRVKQERQLTGASRVHTFPRQALIEGLRDVARDSGVEILTGSRVTGAGAGELHTKDGSHRADLILAADGVRSAVRESLGIGGGFTELPTLIDRFLIESREFTRELQTVEHWSGNRRIGVTPAGPDHTYVYMVAPAADTAAARLPLDVADWSRRFPLLRPLFEVLAQAPATQYPYGVVSCPRWAVGNVAILGDAAHGLPPTLGQGAGLTLMNALALATLVRDASDVPAALQAWEKRVRFISDRTQAWACRYDAFTRQWPTALDFARPLVVWSFGRFRSLNNRMRIADRGLALAGIHVDTGYSHADRR, from the coding sequence ATGACACGCACCGCAGAAATTGCCGGAGGCGGTATCGGCGGCCTGGCCGCCGGCGCGTTGCTGGCCCGCCAGGGCTGGCGCGTCCGCGTCCATGAGCAGGGCGACGAGATCCGCGAAATCGGCGCCGGGATCTACATCAAGAACAACAGCCTGGAGGTCCTGGAGCACCTGGGCGTCATGCGGCGCATCGAGGCGCGCGGCACCAAGCTGGAACGCGCGCAGATACGCTTCGCCGATGGCCGCGTCAAGCAGGAACGGCAGCTGACCGGCGCGTCGCGCGTCCACACCTTTCCCCGCCAGGCCCTGATCGAAGGCCTGCGGGACGTCGCCCGCGACAGCGGCGTGGAAATCCTGACCGGCTCGCGCGTCACCGGCGCCGGGGCCGGAGAACTGCACACGAAGGACGGCAGCCATCGCGCCGACCTTATCCTGGCGGCCGACGGGGTACGTTCGGCGGTACGCGAGTCGCTCGGGATCGGCGGCGGCTTCACCGAACTGCCAACACTGATAGACCGCTTCCTGATCGAGTCACGCGAATTCACCAGGGAGCTGCAGACCGTGGAGCACTGGTCGGGCAACCGCCGCATAGGCGTCACCCCCGCCGGGCCGGACCATACCTATGTCTACATGGTCGCGCCCGCCGCCGACACGGCCGCGGCGCGCCTGCCGCTGGACGTCGCCGACTGGTCGCGCCGGTTTCCCCTGCTGCGGCCCCTGTTCGAGGTGCTCGCGCAAGCACCCGCGACGCAATATCCCTATGGCGTGGTCAGCTGCCCACGCTGGGCCGTGGGCAATGTCGCCATCCTGGGCGACGCCGCGCACGGCCTGCCGCCGACCCTGGGCCAGGGCGCGGGCCTGACCTTGATGAACGCGCTGGCGCTGGCCACCCTGGTGCGCGACGCCTCCGACGTACCCGCCGCGTTGCAGGCATGGGAGAAGCGCGTGCGCTTCATCAGCGACCGCACCCAGGCCTGGGCTTGCCGTTACGACGCCTTCACACGCCAGTGGCCGACGGCGCTGGACTTCGCACGCCCCCTGGTGGTGTGGAGCTTCGGGCGTTTCCGTTCGCTGAACAACCGCATGCGCATCGCCGATCGCGGCCTGGCGCTGGCCGGCATACACGTGGACACGGGATACAGCCATGCTGATAGAAGGTAG
- a CDS encoding CoxG family protein yields MLIEGSKTLATDRATVWRMLADADFLRATIPDCKALQAVEGDRYAATLVSAVGPVRATFDVTFQREIETDMESYVLVGAGNGGMAGSAQGRIHIALSDIPGGTLLAYSAETTINGKLAQLGSRLIDGAARKFSERFFINVQKRLAGPSAELPPADSVRAGSFPAGVSTADHRGAGGAPIAGISWWLPLACGLGCFAGTFLAGYLR; encoded by the coding sequence ATGCTGATAGAAGGTAGCAAGACGCTGGCCACGGACCGCGCCACGGTGTGGCGCATGCTGGCCGATGCCGACTTCCTGCGCGCGACGATACCGGACTGCAAGGCGCTGCAGGCGGTGGAAGGCGACCGCTACGCGGCGACGCTGGTCAGCGCCGTGGGGCCGGTGCGCGCCACGTTCGACGTCACGTTCCAACGCGAGATCGAAACCGATATGGAATCGTACGTGCTGGTCGGCGCCGGCAATGGCGGCATGGCGGGTTCGGCCCAGGGGCGCATCCATATCGCCCTCAGCGACATCCCGGGCGGCACGCTGCTGGCGTATTCCGCCGAAACCACGATCAATGGCAAGCTCGCGCAGCTGGGCAGTCGCCTGATCGACGGCGCGGCGCGCAAGTTTTCGGAGCGCTTCTTCATTAACGTCCAGAAGCGGCTGGCCGGGCCCTCGGCGGAATTGCCCCCTGCCGATTCCGTTCGGGCGGGCTCCTTTCCGGCGGGCGTCTCCACGGCGGACCATCGGGGGGCCGGCGGCGCTCCGATTGCCGGAATCTCCTGGTGGCTGCCGCTGGCCTGCGGCCTGGGCTGCTTCGCCGGCACCTTCCTGGCGGGATATCTGCGATGA
- a CDS encoding gamma-glutamyltransferase family protein — MTEAARPRASLYGRRHGVVTGHHLATRAAGTQLERGGSLVDGMIAASAVLTVVLPHATSLGGCGMLLLHDAASGTTRALNGSGIAPGRATPALFGHAIDARGPRSWVVPGLVRLWAQAHRAHGRRPWRSLFEDAIELAADGAAFSSEIARNLELVAPQVRAQPGFDSAFQAEGADRRPGTPWPQRALAATLEHIALQGEEGFYAGPVARALCAFAAETGGLLQQEDLRRVAADWSEPVRQRYGRLEALVMPPNSVGVLMLAQLARLESSFHLPRAQRLYAQVMNARACLSRLHDRVADDQADWPWRDDVLATPVPGPMRGEPGDTAGIVLADRQGNGLVMLQSVFQPFGSGCVDPATGILMNNRLSEFSIDPARHNLLAPGKRPVHTLNPYMVFQDGRPALYAVSPGGVSQTTTGVQCISNVLLDGISLPQALDLPRWSIGRDGQLMCEPGFPRETVCLLRDAGVQVVEDSLHPFYFGSIKAVRYHDGALEAAADLRRQAYAEAW; from the coding sequence ATGACCGAAGCCGCGCGCCCGCGCGCCAGCCTGTACGGGCGCCGCCATGGCGTCGTGACCGGACATCATCTTGCGACGCGCGCGGCCGGCACGCAGCTGGAACGCGGCGGCTCGCTGGTCGACGGGATGATCGCGGCTTCCGCGGTGCTGACGGTGGTGCTGCCGCACGCGACCTCGCTGGGCGGCTGCGGGATGCTGCTGCTGCACGATGCCGCCAGCGGAACAACACGCGCGCTGAACGGTTCGGGCATCGCGCCGGGCCGCGCCACGCCCGCCCTTTTCGGGCATGCCATCGATGCGCGCGGACCGCGCAGCTGGGTCGTTCCCGGCCTGGTGCGCCTGTGGGCCCAGGCGCATCGTGCGCATGGGCGCCGGCCATGGCGATCCCTGTTCGAGGACGCCATCGAACTCGCCGCCGACGGCGCGGCGTTCTCCAGCGAAATCGCGCGCAATCTGGAGCTGGTGGCGCCACAGGTGCGCGCGCAGCCCGGCTTCGACAGCGCGTTCCAGGCCGAGGGCGCCGACCGCCGGCCCGGCACGCCCTGGCCCCAGCGCGCGCTGGCGGCAACCCTGGAACACATCGCGCTTCAGGGGGAAGAAGGCTTCTATGCAGGCCCGGTGGCGCGCGCCCTATGCGCCTTCGCGGCGGAAACCGGAGGCCTGCTGCAACAGGAGGACCTGCGTCGCGTCGCCGCCGATTGGAGCGAACCCGTCAGGCAGCGATACGGCAGGCTCGAAGCACTGGTGATGCCACCGAACTCCGTCGGCGTCCTCATGCTGGCGCAGCTGGCAAGACTGGAAAGCAGCTTTCACCTGCCGCGGGCGCAACGGCTGTACGCGCAGGTCATGAACGCCCGCGCATGCCTGTCCCGGCTGCACGACCGCGTTGCCGACGACCAGGCGGATTGGCCATGGCGCGACGACGTGCTTGCCACGCCAGTCCCGGGCCCCATGCGCGGCGAACCCGGCGACACCGCGGGCATCGTGCTCGCCGATCGCCAGGGCAACGGCCTGGTGATGCTGCAAAGCGTCTTCCAGCCCTTCGGCAGCGGTTGCGTGGATCCCGCGACGGGCATCCTGATGAACAACCGGCTCAGCGAGTTCAGCATCGATCCCGCGCGCCACAACCTGCTGGCCCCGGGCAAGCGGCCCGTGCATACGCTGAACCCCTACATGGTGTTCCAGGATGGCCGGCCGGCGCTCTACGCCGTATCGCCCGGCGGCGTCAGCCAGACCACTACTGGCGTCCAATGCATCTCCAACGTGCTGCTGGACGGCATATCGCTGCCCCAGGCGCTGGACCTGCCCCGCTGGAGCATAGGCCGGGATGGCCAGCTCATGTGCGAACCGGGCTTCCCGCGGGAAACGGTCTGCCTGTTGCGCGATGCCGGCGTCCAGGTGGTGGAAGATTCGCTGCACCCCTTCTACTTTGGCTCCATCAAGGCCGTGCGATATCACGATGGCGCGCTGGAGGCCGCGGCCGATTTGCGCCGGCAGGCCTATGCGGAGGCGTGGTAA
- a CDS encoding histidine phosphatase family protein, with amino-acid sequence MASLLLCAFAHADEDAWTALSRPGAVALMRHAEAPGVGDPDGFRLNDCSTQRNLNAAGREQAARAGQALKARGVGGAVYSSAWCRTMETARLLDMGPVHPLAVLNSQFRTSADSDAQTAALRRFIDTWQGPTLILVTHQVNITALTGETVAAGEIIVLRPGPGGHQMAGRLNLGNEGISMESKWQYQVRMNVTQELADAYRDGRDTPALARLRDVLGTHHATITSQYDAFAGYVKQAEKDGTQDYPLYQWTLDTIRNPEKQAKYQRVFTVYVNEEEVYGERAADAVVAELSALGTQAGIESISKLDTNPANSPQPPRDARRSDGKG; translated from the coding sequence ATGGCTTCCCTTCTGCTGTGCGCCTTTGCCCATGCCGATGAGGACGCCTGGACAGCCCTGTCGCGGCCAGGCGCGGTAGCGCTCATGCGACATGCGGAAGCCCCCGGCGTGGGCGACCCGGACGGCTTTCGCTTGAACGATTGCAGTACGCAGCGCAACCTGAACGCCGCCGGCCGCGAGCAAGCCGCGCGCGCGGGCCAGGCGCTGAAGGCCCGTGGCGTCGGTGGCGCGGTGTACAGCAGCGCATGGTGCCGCACCATGGAGACCGCCCGATTACTGGATATGGGCCCGGTCCACCCGCTGGCCGTGCTGAACTCGCAATTCCGCACGTCCGCCGACAGCGACGCCCAGACGGCCGCGCTGCGACGCTTCATCGATACATGGCAGGGGCCGACCCTGATCCTGGTGACGCATCAGGTCAACATTACGGCGTTGACAGGAGAAACCGTCGCGGCCGGCGAGATTATCGTTTTGCGGCCGGGACCGGGCGGGCACCAGATGGCCGGACGGCTGAACCTCGGCAATGAAGGAATATCCATGGAAAGCAAGTGGCAGTACCAGGTGCGGATGAACGTGACGCAGGAATTGGCCGACGCCTACCGCGATGGCCGCGATACGCCGGCGCTCGCCAGGCTGCGCGATGTCCTGGGAACGCACCATGCGACGATCACGTCGCAGTACGACGCCTTCGCGGGATACGTCAAGCAGGCGGAAAAGGACGGCACGCAGGATTACCCGCTCTACCAATGGACGCTGGACACCATACGCAATCCGGAAAAGCAGGCGAAGTACCAGCGGGTGTTCACGGTGTACGTGAACGAAGAGGAAGTCTATGGCGAGCGTGCCGCCGATGCGGTGGTGGCGGAGCTGTCCGCGCTGGGAACGCAGGCGGGTATCGAAAGCATCAGCAAGCTGGACACCAATCCGGCGAACAGCCCGCAGCCGCCGCGCGATGCGCGTCGATCCGACGGCAAGGGCTGA
- a CDS encoding site-specific integrase, which translates to MRGTPIKNDHAALSDYEWGQDPRSANAVRALLGEGASPHTVASYRAAVRYLAAWHEQRLGAPFSLPVPVRTVVLFITDHVQHATEHGLAHGLPPDIDTALVGLRVKARTGPLALSTIQHRLAVLSEAHRTRDLPNPCRSRAVQTLLARTRAAYARRGVRPSKKPALTREPLEQLLHTCDESLIGLRDRAMLLFGWASGGRRRSEIVAARVEHLQRTQDGYVYVLRQSKTRQDGADHADMYKPVAGRAAQALDAWLRAAGIAAGPIFRRVRRGGTVCDQALTGEAVRRIVKQRCAAAGLDERYAAHSLRAGFVTEAGRQGVPLAEVMAMTGHASVNSVIGYHRAGAAPTLRAARLLEPDGE; encoded by the coding sequence ATGCGCGGCACGCCAATAAAGAACGATCATGCGGCCTTGTCCGACTACGAATGGGGACAAGACCCTCGCAGCGCGAACGCAGTCCGCGCCCTGCTGGGCGAAGGTGCGTCGCCGCACACGGTCGCCTCATACCGCGCCGCGGTTCGCTATCTGGCGGCCTGGCACGAGCAACGCCTGGGAGCCCCGTTCAGCCTGCCCGTGCCGGTACGCACGGTGGTGCTGTTCATCACCGATCACGTGCAGCATGCCACCGAGCACGGATTGGCGCACGGACTGCCGCCGGACATCGACACCGCGCTGGTCGGATTGCGGGTAAAGGCCAGGACCGGTCCTCTGGCGCTGTCCACCATCCAGCACCGCCTGGCCGTACTTTCCGAAGCGCACCGCACACGCGATCTGCCGAATCCCTGCCGCAGCCGGGCCGTACAGACCCTGCTGGCGCGCACCCGCGCGGCCTACGCCAGGCGCGGCGTGCGGCCATCGAAGAAACCCGCGTTGACGCGCGAGCCCCTGGAGCAACTGCTGCACACCTGCGACGAGTCGCTGATCGGGCTGCGCGACCGTGCCATGCTGCTGTTCGGCTGGGCCAGCGGCGGACGGCGGCGGTCCGAGATCGTCGCCGCGCGCGTGGAGCACCTGCAGCGCACGCAGGACGGGTATGTCTATGTGCTGCGCCAGTCCAAGACCAGGCAGGACGGCGCGGATCATGCGGACATGTACAAGCCGGTGGCGGGCCGCGCGGCGCAGGCCCTGGACGCCTGGCTGCGGGCCGCCGGCATCGCGGCCGGGCCGATATTCCGCCGCGTGCGCCGCGGGGGCACGGTATGCGACCAGGCGCTTACCGGCGAAGCCGTGCGGCGCATCGTCAAGCAGCGTTGCGCGGCGGCCGGCCTGGACGAACGCTACGCCGCGCACAGCCTGCGCGCCGGTTTCGTCACCGAAGCGGGACGCCAGGGCGTGCCGTTGGCCGAGGTCATGGCGATGACCGGCCACGCCAGCGTCAACAGCGTCATCGGCTACCACCGCGCCGGCGCCGCCCCGACGCTGCGCGCCGCGCGGCTGCTCGAGCCCGACGGCGAATAG
- a CDS encoding class II aldolase/adducin family protein yields MSSISDAEKQARIELAACHRVLAHLGVNDLTYNHLSVRVPGEPDALLTKQGTEMFDEVTASSLRKYSLDGTPLHDGPPLRAGALVIHAGILQARPDIHAVFHTHTPANMGVSSQKHGLLMVNQHAVKFYKRLAYHTFGGFEFNMSQRAPLIESLGPHRVALLRNHGALVCGRTLGEAMVEHQFLEMACRGQIAALAGGAEVTLIPDDVAAYGVTQVTFEDAAAAGAKDWAACLRLAHRLDPGFAT; encoded by the coding sequence ATGTCATCGATATCCGACGCGGAAAAACAGGCCCGGATCGAACTCGCCGCATGTCATCGGGTGCTCGCGCACCTGGGCGTGAACGACCTTACCTACAACCATCTTTCGGTGCGCGTGCCCGGCGAGCCGGACGCCCTGCTGACCAAGCAGGGCACGGAGATGTTCGACGAGGTGACGGCCTCTTCGCTGCGCAAGTATTCGCTGGATGGCACGCCGCTGCACGACGGCCCGCCGCTGCGGGCCGGCGCGCTGGTCATCCACGCCGGCATCCTGCAGGCGCGTCCTGACATCCACGCGGTGTTCCACACCCATACCCCCGCCAACATGGGTGTGTCCTCGCAGAAGCACGGCCTGCTGATGGTCAACCAGCACGCCGTCAAGTTCTACAAGCGGCTGGCGTATCACACCTTCGGCGGCTTCGAATTCAATATGTCGCAGCGCGCGCCCCTGATCGAAAGCCTGGGTCCGCATCGCGTGGCGCTGCTGCGCAACCACGGCGCGCTCGTCTGCGGCCGCACGCTGGGCGAAGCGATGGTCGAACACCAGTTCCTGGAAATGGCCTGCCGCGGCCAGATCGCCGCCCTGGCCGGCGGCGCCGAAGTCACGCTGATCCCCGACGATGTCGCCGCCTATGGCGTCACCCAGGTCACCTTCGAAGACGCGGCCGCCGCCGGCGCGAAGGACTGGGCGGCCTGCCTGCGCCTGGCCCACCGGCTGGACCCAGGGTTCGCCACGTAG